From Sporosarcina sp. FSL K6-3457:
ATCGCCATTCTTTTCCTAACTACGGTTTTAAGTGGAGCGGGAGTTTTAGCAAGCCCGTTAAGTGATTTGAAACAAGAAAAAAAAGAAGCAGAGCAGAAGAAAAATGAATTGAATCAAAATATCAAACAAAAAACAGCTGAAATCCAAACGAATGAATCTACAATAGACAAGATTTTCAGGCAAATTAAAGAGTTGAACGACTCGATTAATCATACGAATACAGAGATTAATCGGGTCATCGATCAAATCAATCAGACAACGGTAGAAATTGATGAGTTGCAAATATCTATTGCTGAGCTTGAAAAGAAAATTGCAGAGCGAGATGAAGTGCTACGGGAACGAGTTCGTGCGATGCAAGTCAGGGGAGGAAAAGTCAGTTACTTAGATGTGCTTCTAGGTGCTAATAGTTTTGCTGATTTCATTGACCGATTTTCTGCTGTAAATACACTGATGGATGCGGATCGTAAAATTATGAAGCAGCAGGCTGAGGACGTTGAGCAGCTTGAGAATGAAAAGGCGCTCGTCGAAAACAAGTTAGCTAAGCAAGAAGTAAGTAAGCAGGAGCTCGAGGGCTTGAAGGCTTCTTTATTGGTGAAGAAGCAGGACAAGAATAAGCTGATTGACCAGTTGGAAGAAGAGCAGGCGAAGTTGAAGGATGAGAAGGATCATCTTGAAACAGAGCTTGATGAAGTAGTTGAGGTAGAAGAAGCACTTCAGCGCCAAATTGCAGCAGAGCAAAAAAGGATTGCTGAAATTGCACGACGAGCAGCAGAAAAGAAAGCTGCTGAAGAGCGTGCGAGGCAGCAAGCAGCTAAAAATAATACAAGTCAAAGCATTCCATCTGTGTCAAGTGGCAA
This genomic window contains:
- a CDS encoding murein hydrolase activator EnvC family protein, with the protein product MRSKWLLLSTIAILFLTTVLSGAGVLASPLSDLKQEKKEAEQKKNELNQNIKQKTAEIQTNESTIDKIFRQIKELNDSINHTNTEINRVIDQINQTTVEIDELQISIAELEKKIAERDEVLRERVRAMQVRGGKVSYLDVLLGANSFADFIDRFSAVNTLMDADRKIMKQQAEDVEQLENEKALVENKLAKQEVSKQELEGLKASLLVKKQDKNKLIDQLEEEQAKLKDEKDHLETELDEVVEVEEALQRQIAAEQKRIAEIARRAAEKKAAEERARQQAAKNNTSQSIPSVSSGNWTKPANGRYTSSFGWRTLGGISRQHRGSDIANSIGTPIVSAADGVVSYAGPLSTYGNVVMVTHSIEGQTFTTVYAHLSTIAVSVGTEVDKGQYIAAMGNTGRSTGPHLHFEIHVGNWSASGPSAVNPLRYVSF